In Ostrinia nubilalis chromosome 6, ilOstNubi1.1, whole genome shotgun sequence, the genomic window atactatgtGGCAAGCAAAAGCTGAAACAAAAGCCACGTCCGCAACAAAATACAGGGTCAATTTGGAAGaaaattcaaacaaattgaATTCGTACTCCAACTGAGTATCtcaattgattattttaatgacagaGATGGCTAGGTGTACAAACTTGCAGTACATGCGTTAAATCGataaagaattaaaaactattagaaCCAAAATTGCTATAGTGTTCTGTGCACATATTTTCATGAGATGCCTTCCGGACCCATGTTTGCATATGTACTGACACACTAGTATAAAAAATAGGGGCATATTGCTAACAAAATAGTTCATAACCGATTTGTACACACACGACATTCCCTTTATGTATTTTACCATGACCAACTAGCAGAAACAGAACAAGACAACCGCTTTGGAAGGTGCAACCCATGATAAATGATGGATCAATATACCTGCAAAGAGGTCCATCTTATTATTCAATCGTTGAACGATATGAGTGGTGTAGATATTCTGGACTAACAAATGGAATGCAACCACacctttattacaagataataggGTTTGAAAGTTCTAGTTTAAATTTTGGAACTGGCAGTTGTTAATTCGCGGCGGCTTTAGAAAATTGATTGCACAGCTAATGGTTAttcaaaaaaagacattttagcaTTACTAGATTTTCGTTTCAGCATAGCTGAGGCTTTAAACAGATATCCTAATAAAGAGCATCGTGTCGAAAATTTACTAAACGACTCGAAATccataaacaatataatatagACTTTTAAGGTCAGAAGGCAAATAATAACACAGATGAGAACGATTACCTGGCTAAAAAGCACCGAGGTGTTACATGTTGGAAGGATGTTCTAGCTGgtcaaaaattaaatgtgctaAGTGAGATGTTTACCTGTGCCTTTCTCGCAAAAAAGCTGTTTCCAGTCATATCATCTTAAGccataaaaatgacatttatttctttattattaattataaagtaattttgttctattttacAATCTCTTAATAATCATCTCGGACTTCATATTTGGTACCAACCAAACTAATAAAGGTTTTTACTTTGCAAGTTTGTCAAAAGgtggatattttttaattaattagttttttgtaagACAATTTGCTAAAAGAGGTTTATTTGCTTGTTAAATTATAGCTTACTCTTTACTTATAGGGGTCTCTCACTAAATGAATACGTATGTGCTCATAAATTAgtagttttcattaaataaattaactaaatagtATAACACTCACTATCGTGAGACTAACAAATTATACCGAAGCCTCACTATCGTGAGGGCATACTTTCAGGAAAACTGAAAATCCaaaattttttaaagtatttttctaatcttatttaaactctaaaataacccctaagtaaagttttattaaaatattgacacTTTTTTATTCTCGTGTGTAAAGGgataataggttttattttaacctatcatattttatcatagtttttatttacctataataacatgtaaatcgttttacctaatcaaaataattgtaacaatcagtctttaaaataactctactctctctacatttaactaactacaaataaaagttttaattataaaagttttaagtattttttacaaaaaaataaatacatcattttaaatagcgtcaaacatgcatggttttcgttgactgtacttagtgcaaaagccgaaaaaaatatgatattaaatttatttaaatcggggtcttcaaccacgggtgcgttgaatactgggggactcggccacggaccctgAGCTACAAGCTCAGCGCTGATTTTCAGACTGGCCCTGAAAATGGTCGGTTGGGTTGGGAGGATAGTGTGTTTTTTTGAGGCACATGTTAATTTTCTGTGGCGGTGTAGGTGTTTGAGTGTTTTCTAAGTGTTTTGTGTTGTTGTTTGGTGTTATTAggtgttttgtgtttttttaataatcgaAATGCAAGTTAGGGTGTGTGTTTCGTGCGTTGGCGCTGTGGGGGTTTTGCATAGACCAGTGACTTCTTCCGTTGCTCAACAAGTAAGTGGGAGCGGACAAGTTGTTTGAACTTATAAAGTGGCATTGGTTGtaaaatgatgtatttaattttttgttaaaaatacttaaaacttttatttgtagttagttaaacGTAGAGAgagtagatttattttaaagactgattgttacaattattttgattaggtaaaacgatttacatgttattataggtaaataaaacctattatatttttaggtatcactatggtaaaataatattaaacatttatttgtacgatcagtataaatatttattcgtttataaatatttttgtgactgactgtacatttgattaaaaattgcttttatCTGACCGGGGgtgtcgaccacgggtgcgtcgaacacagggggactcggccacggacccgttCGTAAAGTGGTTTGGCGGCTTGAACTTATATTTATAACCTTTGCGGATTTGGTAGTAggaacttaattattttttgtgtaataGATTTCTACTTCGTTATCAAAATGTCACATGTCCGCACGATACTCAATCTAATTGCCAATTTGTAGTTTATAGGAATGTCACaactatttttgttgtttttgtccCATAGACACCCCTATGGGCGGCGATAATCACTTACCACCAGTGGGCAGAGTGTGAGTTTGTGTGTAAATGTATGAAAGTTTTAGTTCTTGACGTTTCcgttaggggcgctgtacagtcctggatctgtcaataggccgtataggccggggccagatttcagatgacgcttactcgatttcagaagataaaagttaaataaagatcaAACCCCACCCTAGCTACGGGCGacaaaactgtaaatccgccactggcgctgtacaatccgtcatacattttaatGCCATTTGTTCGAGATTTCTCATTTCATCAATTCCCGGTCGAGGCCCCTACACCATTTTTTGATTGAGTTGAGTTTGTAAacatgtaaactcacactaggccctctgggGATTCGTTTGTtaatttgcctcctgtcccattTTTTTTCAAGTGGTTACATAAATCCTTCCCAATGTTCCAGGCACAACGAGGATGGCTCCTACACGTACGGGTACGAAGCAGCTGACGGCTCCTTCAAGATCGAGACCAAGTCGCCCGCCGGAGAGGTCAAGGGCAAGTACGGATACAAGGACGACACTGGCAAGGTGAGTCTTAAACTTAACTTACAAATAAGAACAGTTGGCTGTTGGCTAGTTGATATCATTGCTGAAGAATTTCAAGCTagatctttttttaaatattacacttGACTCTAGCCCTGAAAACCTAGTTAGTTTCAGACTGAAAACTATACTCAATTAAGGTCGTGAACTAGTAGAATCCCTTTATTCCGTTCTACTTAAATGCAGTAGCATAATATCATTAGGATATCGTATTGCTCCGGCAGAGTAAAACACGACTAAGGGAATATGTGAACGTCAGGCCCCTATTCCATCCCATCTAGTCAGGGTGGAGAGTGGAATTCCTTTTTTTTGCCTCTCGTAAAATAGGAGAGGAAACTAAATTCGAGTGATATGATGATTGCAGCTGCGAGTGATCGAGTACGGAGCCAACAAGTACGGCTTCCAGCCGGCCGGCGAGGGCATCACCGTCGCGCCGCCCACGCTCGTCGACGAATCCACCAGGGACGAGGGACTGAGGCCACAAAAATCTCaggtaatgtaaataaataaataaatgtgcgGAGCCAACAAGGCTTCACGGTTGTAGCTGCGAGTGAGTACGGAGCTAATAAGGGACTGGCCTTATAAGTCACAGACTTAATAAGTCACAGGCCTCAGAAGTCACAGGCCTCATAAGTCACAGGCCTCATAAGTCACAGGCCTCATAAGTCACAGGCCTCATAAGTCACAGGCCTCATAAGTCACAGACTTATTAAGTCATAGGCCTCATAAGCCACAGACCGCAGAAGGTTCCGGTAAAGAATCATTGGTACCTATAGTTTAGTTGTAGCAGCGAGTGAGAATTCATGGAGCCAATAAGGACGGTTTCTAGCCCACACTCGTGCTCGTTAATTAGTCCACGCGGGACGAGAGACTGGGACCTCAGAAGCCTCAGGTAAATGTCATTGTATAGTTGTAGCTGTGAGTGAGTACGGAGCCAACAAGTACGGTTTTCAGCCGGCCGGCGAGGGCATCACCGTCGCGCCGCCCACGCTCGTCGACGAGTCCACCAGGGACGAGGGACTGAGGCCACAGAAATCTCAGGTAATGTGTCACTCAAAATAACCCACACTAAGAAAGTTCGACTTCTTcttgtgtcgacaacaaacctacacagcgtcggcccaaaactccgccacaagaatggcgtagtcagtagccttcattaaatcttcctgcgtgcagttgtttgggcacgcagggcacgacatcatgtgcttcgtcgacttgGGAACCAAACCACACCTGCACTCCAAGTTCGACGATCGACGACGATCTGGTtaaggtcgcaggaagtgcctggatgcgggtagcccaggaccggtcgttgtggaaatacttGGTGGAGGccttttccagcagtggacgtccttcggctaaaacgaacgaacgattctaTTCAATCTTCCTACTTAAACTAACTTAAAAAACCAAAATGGCGCAGCGACCCTGTTCTTCGCCGCCTTTCGCTAGTTATCGACATGGGGatctttctatttatttagTTGCAAATTATCACCAAATCTACGAAACAAacgatgcgggcagcgcaggaccgttcattgtggaaaaccttgggggaggcctttgtccagcagtggacgtcatttggctgaaacgactaCGAAACATAGGGCGACCTGATCTTTTCATCTCAttttgtaaatagattttgtagATAGATACATTAACCGTTGTGGTCTCGATAATAAAACTTTGTTTCGCATGCTATACCTACACGCAGACGTAAGAAGGCTTTAAGCACTGCGTAGCCTGGTATCAAGCTTTTCagaaaaaagcttttaaaacgTCTTGAATCTAccaacttaaattattttctgaCATACGATTATGTGGGAGAATGACTAGCTAAGGATGCACAATCGGAGGCCCGCGGATCTCATGTGGCTCCCTGAGAATGCAAAATAGCTAATCAACCTTTAATtagttgtttttatttactgCGGCCCGCTTTTAGCTGGCCCTGAAAGACAGACAGTGGCCCCTGATCCTAGTAAGTCTGTACATTCTTGCACAAGActcattttaacttaacttTTCTTCACCTTCCAGGGAGGCAACCGCAACCAGTACCGCGCGCCTGCACCGCAACAGTCCATAGACTACGACTACAACGACGAGCCCGCGCCGCGCCCCGCTCCCCGTCCCGCGCCCGCCCCCGCCTACCGCGCGCCGCAGCCGCGCCCGCAACCGCCACCGCAACCGCAGTACAGGCCGCAACCGCAACCGCAGCAGCAGTACAGGCCAGCGCCGCAGCCGCAGCAGCAGTATAGACCCCCGCCCCAGTCTGCGGCACCAGCTCCCCCTAAGGTAAAGGACTGTCATGTATTCATCTGTATTCCTATTCGTCTATTAGTCAAATTCATGAATTCCAGGGAATCCGTCGTCAACTACTTATCCTGTGTGTACcattgtgttttttttggtaGTGAGTGTTATTGAGATGCACTTGCAATGGAAGCTAGTGGAGTACTCCATTTGCAGTGCGGTGATTTAGTTTGTGAATTATGATGGTTGTGTAAAGTGACTCCTGTAATATTTGTAGCAATAACATTCAAAGTTGATGTCACGTTCATTTGTTAGCAGGCGTCAACTCAATGAACTTACTTACCTGACCGTTTACTTAATTTCTAATCTGAAACTACCTACATTCAAATAGTAAATACCTTTAATGATGATAGTACAGTTTCAATTCAGAATATCAACCGTCAAGATACCCCGACAGCATGTAAAGTAACCTAGAATAAACTTAACACAAGTAGGGCTCCATAGACGTTACTCGTATCCAGCATGAATTAACTGCCCCAACAAAATTTTTTGTCCAAACATCAACTATTCAAGTTTTTCTTCCCTAAAAGCCTTGTCTTGACGATTAGTGGAGCTCTAAA contains:
- the LOC135073000 gene encoding activating signal cointegrator 1 complex subunit 2 homolog, translated to MAALARLVVLCLVACACAQYQEERSPRYIASESKNPSTPVPILKQINRHNEDGSYTYGYEAADGSFKIETKSPAGEVKGKYGYKDDTGKLRVIEYGANKYGFQPAGEGITVAPPTLVDESTRDEGLRPQKSQGGNRNQYRAPAPQQSIDYDYNDEPAPRPAPRPAPAPAYRAPQPRPQPPPQPQYRPQPQPQQQYRPAPQPQQQYRPPPQSAAPAPPKPTFFAGAAPAPAPAQDNNNFFNPEPQQRQYKQQDFRPAPQFAPKPQIEYAQDFAPAPPQPRYNQNQFPQQRNQQPFSMLDQLLKEYALPSGGAAPLHDITFGSY